The region AGCACCTTGCAGAAACATCCATAACATGCTTACAGCAACCGGGGCAGAAATATAATCCATCATCAAAAGTCACAGCTTTGTGACACTTGCATGCAAAATACCACCATGGATCATCTTGCAACAACCCAACCACAGTtccataaacaataaacaatccaTCCTGCAAACAAACCAGAGAAATAACCCTATTAACTTTGCACAACCAATAACCTTAAATCTGGAAAACAAAAATAGCAAAATACCTCAGTAGTTTCATTCAAAGCACATATAGTTTTCTTAGGATAGTTGTTCATAAAATCTTCAAAAATTGGAACAGAAGGATTAGGAGAAATAATATGCCCCACAGGTTGATTGGGCTGCATATTAAGGCCAGATATGCTACAATAAAACAAAAGACAAATCAGAAAATTCAGAAACAAGTCAACCTAAAAATTACAAATAACAAACATCTCAAAACTAACCGGTCCATCAAAGATTCAGCTTCAGCAACCTCAGGATTAAAGATAATCCTCGATGCTTTCATTACATTCTGAAGAACATTCTTACCTGTAATAAAAACAACAGAAATTAAGTGGAAATCCAATATGATTATCATTCCttgtataaataaaaaagtacctCTAAATGACTTAAGCTTTGCAAGCTGGAGAACCACAACAGGCTTTTCCAAAGGATTAGAACTAAGGTAGTCCAATACAATCTGAACATACTCTCCAAAAAGGGCACACTCCAGTTTTCCtctgttaaaaaataaaataaacacacATATAAATACAAAATAGTAACAGGAAATAACTTACAACAGAAGGCTGAAGCAAATATTGAAATCCTTCTTAAATAACGATAGGCCATACTTGTCATCACTAATTTCAAGCAACATCATCTTTGTAACAATGTCATCCTTGACATAAGTCCTTTCCTCAGAGGTAGCTGTCAACAAACCAATCATATCTACATCGAAATATTTGGATGAGAAAATTTCAAACAAAATCTATAGCCTAGGCTCATTGTTAAAAAACACCCACCAACTAAGTATTCCGTCTGGAAGCCATCATCATTAAGTTGAGCAGAATCCTTCAGAGAAAATCCCCACCTTGGGATAATGCTACTCTCAGCTGGAATGATCTTAGTTTTAGGATTAAAAAGAATCCTAAAAGGATGATCAGTAGGTCGATAGGCACCCAAATTGGGGATCAAGTGAAAAAATGTAATGATATAAACATTTCCTTCCACGAATTGTTCACCCCACTTCCTAAACATGAGCTTCCTCACAGTTGCTTGGATTTTTCCACCCTAAAATGACACATAATATTACATTATTATCTGAAGTACAATCAAATAACAAAATCAATCTAAGGGACATGAAGAAAAATTAACATACATATTCAgcaaaaaaatcacaatatcacaatactaacaataaaaaaaaaaaaacaaagcgtAAAAGAACATCACACATACATGTTGATCCAGTAAAATCAACTCCATTGAAGCAGGTTTGTTTTCCCCAGCAAACCCATCAGCAATCCATAGTCGAACAACTCTCACTTTGATCCTCCAATTGTGATTTGGAGGGCACAGGGTCACAACGGGATCAATTGCAACAGACGATGCCATCAAAAACCAAAAACGAATTACCAATTTAAAGACACAAATTTTTGTTCTCAGAATAATGTTGAACGTTTATGCCTGATATCCATTCAACACCAGTCCCTTTTATACCCATGATCAAAAGCAAATGAACCCCATAAAAGTTTTTTTCTCACAAAACATTAAAAAAGTTTTCCAAAAAGTTAACACCAACAAAAAGGTAAATGACAAAGATTTCCTCTAAAAGGTTCAGCAAAAAATCACTGATCACttttctgaaggtatgaaaaacggtagaaagggggggtttgaataacgttttcagtacaaaacttccaccttaaagattttgacaaatctttcgagaacttaagtgctaaagataagagatagaaaagcacacaaggattttatcctggttcacttgataaatcactcaagctactccagtccacccgttaaggtgatttcttccttcttagaatgaaggcaatccactaatcaggtaagagttacagcTGCACTTGAAActtacaagtgactaacaattacactgacttagctcacactaagattcactctcttagtcttctctaggatccgatcaaccttgatctcctaaaggaactaaacaaactgtttatcaaggaattgtttacaagagatttgcttctaaaaagctaatagtaaactcaatgaatttcagatgaaagaaagcttagaagaatttaagtttgtcttgcgcgtatgtgaatgcttctagccgtttctttcagtcttcagcctctttatatactccaaggattagggttgagcgttgcatgggaaatgctaccgttggagggcagttctggaaaatccagcttctgctgtgtctgagactgttaggtaggtcgtcaggaaggtacagctgcttttgtacttggatagcgacttgacctttaaacctaggagacttctgatcaggggaatgcttcatattggaacttgtgaagccggttgatcagagtcagagggaaagcctagatcctctgaccattgtttcttctgattctgaactcagagggaagaacatggtcttcagagtatcttgcttctggacaacagaatttcactaatcagcttctggatcttcagagtcttctacaccatcagaatatctgagccttcagtgtttcttggttatcagactttctggatcttcagagcttctagtgactgagtccacatcagagtttgtataacttcagaacttctgaagcttttccactgttcatactgaacatggtgaatgcgaaagcgttgcttgggttgctctttatacacagtgcttctgatttgtgtgagattgagttgaggtcagagcctgtaaatagcacactcagaaaaacacgttagagtaccacaattgttcatatcaaaaggttaacttgtaatcatcaaaacatagagttgtactactagatcaaaacttgatcttacattttcAACCTTTTGCAATTGTTGTGAGCTAAGAGTTGAGTGTTTACtgtgtgatcttgagatctggctttatgcaattgtttactgtgtgatcttgagatctgGCTTTAtgcaaaaggttaacttgttcATACTGTTCTTGTTCTCTTAGCAACTTTATGCAATTGTTGTGAGCTAAGAGTTGAGTGTTTACtgtgtgatcttgagatctgGCTTTGTAACTCGTGTTTgagttcaatcactgtggcagtgattgtgtgagagagtgagatggagttctcatacttagggggagacctaagtaatatTCTACGGGTAGAGTTAGGTAGAAAATGTAGTTGAACTGGGGCAGTTCTTGTGAGACCTTTTGCAAACAATTACTCTATACTAGTGGATTAtctctcttgggtgaaaaccctccagacgtaggtgatattgcaccgaactgggttaacaatttcCTGTGTGTTTTTAGTTTTTCAGTCATTTATCTTGCTGCAATATTCACTGTGTTTTGAGTAATGttatacaagatgtcttagacatctggtagaacatctgtcctaCGGTTGCCAGAATTTCAGTAGCTCActtggttgagctaagggtagaaataggtgttggagatggaggtccaaggttcgaaccctaaggaggagcatttgtaattactaacaactaaccactaacatttgcttataaaaaaaagtttagGTGTTTAAATGACTAACAAGCCTAATTCCATTCCTagacattaggtttatgagATGGTTAATCCTAGGTTGGACTCTAGACGCCGTAGCGTCCGCTCTTACGCTAAATCATAtgatatgttctaggtgcgcaaactaaaacatagcatTAAGAACGAGAGACAACCATTGAATCATGTGATAGAaacgatattttcatatagaaatcaagCATAACACATCATTGATGAAggctacatccaaatccaacaaaagAGTTTAGCTTTCCATTTCCATGGAAGCTTTACAAACttgaaagaagaaaactaaGAAGAACTGAAAAAACTATGATTCCTTGTGGATGATTTCAGTTCTCCTTTGTGCTAAATATCCAATTTCCAAGTCTCTTGATATTTCTCCCCTGTTCTGGTGTGTAAAAGTGCCAAGAGATCCGTCAAAATTTTGTTTGTCCACTTTTAAATGAAACAGGGTCGACTCAGATTGCTTAGCGAGAAAGTAGTCGCTTAGCGAGTAAGCTTACTTTGTGTGCTGGAAATACCTTCTCACTCAGCGAATAGATAGCTCGCTGATGCTTCAAAAATTGatctcttttctttttacttCCCTGACCTTCCAACCTACATCACAAATATAAGATTTAAATATGTAATCTTAATATATTTTTACAATCAATATATTAAAACTAAATATTCATTAACCTAATAAATTTGAGGGATAAATTGATATCTAAGTTAAATAAGTGTCAAAAATCATATTTAGATATACGTAAAAATAACACTTATCAGAAGTCTTGCCTCAAGTCGTGATGAGGTTTCTTCAGCCATGTCAGTGGCTTGATTGGTCCTTCTTTGTTGTGCTAACATTCGCCGGTACATTATCTCAATCTCTCGATCAAAAAGCAATGATTTAGGATCAACTGTACCTCGCATACAAGAACACAGTTAAAAAGCACATATTCCAACAACAAAAATTcagcaagaaaataaaaatgatctaaacaacaacaaaaactgtAAATTGGTAATTCAATCCAATCCCCAGCAATGATGCCAAAAACTTTATACGCAATCCGCAAGTACACAGTACGTCCGAagtgaaattctggttctctcACATGACAGATGTgctacacgatgctgggacaacatGTTCAACaattgactaacagtaacagcaataaataaaaaacacaagtaaacaagacacaagaattggtaacccagttcagtgaaatacttcacctacgtctggagggttttcacccaaagaaaggaaatccactatctcaagattcaagaattacggacactcatgaacacaacagttcatagttcacttcctaatctacccagtgtatttctacttagaactTCAACCTAAgaatgagagcccctctcactttctctcaatcactgccacagtgattggtaacaaacactCAACAATTAGAGTTTGCAGATGCAACTAACACATATCATaaccttgctttatagaatcagtgagcaaggtatgatcacaagcaacaaagaacaaagaacaataacaatcctaaaacacttgatttctctattagcttcggtagtcttcaagctttaggtctttgttcttttatagacttcagcagcggtggcTTGTGCAATAGGGTTTgcttggctgaagtaacagattgcagcaacaaatcaaaactgaatctccaagatattgttgcaaaattcaaacgtGAAGATAGAAACtcaatcttttatcaaagattgtttcaacaaataacaacccacaaatcaagcccttctggtacagctacttgttcctcaagtaactacaaaaatatatcttcataaaatctacATGGGCCCACAAGTAAAGTTCCACACAGAGGAATGATGTCTTAGCAACACAAAGGAAGATGTCACGGCATCAGCTTCGACATCCGGTTGTTTtttacaaaatgcaagacaacaaagtaacaacaatctccccctttgtcaaattttgtctaaaacaacttagTGAACATAGAGAGTAAACAAAGAGAACCAAAGCTCCCCCTTAGTAGCAGACTtcccctcaaatgatgcatccaaTTAACAACCAGCACGCTCCATAAAGCGCAGTTGGAACAAAGAACATGGCAGCAGAAACACACTAACTATCCAACAAGTGCAAACCAACAAACCAGAAGCAATTTGAACAAAAGCTAATCACCAAATGCATCAAGAGACATACAGTAGCCAAACAACCAGTCAATTACTTGCCTCTGTCTTGAACTTGCCAAACAACCAGTCAATTACTTGCCtctgtcttgaacttgtcttcaaattattacagaccaaagccatcaacacaacaaaacacatAGTTTTCACAGCTACACAGatctactccccctttttaacacaaatttggcaaaagGACACAAACTATAGCCAAAAGAAAACGAGAAACACAAACTAATCTTCAGAACTGGAGTTGCCTTCAGTTTCTTCTATACGCTCTTCAGATTCTCCCTCTTCTTCAGTGCTGGCATTCTGAGGAGCAGCAGCACCATCACTTGGCTCaccctcttgaccttcttcctcttgaagCTTGAGAAGCAAAGCATCAACCTTTAGCTTCCGTGCAGTGCTGATCCTAATAGTCTCTTGTAGAGCCTTAGAAACATCCATCAATTCAGCAATAATGGCC is a window of Lotus japonicus ecotype B-129 chromosome 5, LjGifu_v1.2 DNA encoding:
- the LOC130718961 gene encoding replication protein A 70 kDa DNA-binding subunit C-like, which produces MASSVAIDPVVTLCPPNHNWRIKVRVVRLWIADGFAGENKPASMELILLDQHGGKIQATVRKLMFRKWGEQFVEGNVYIITFFHLIPNLGAYRPTDHPFRILFNPKTKIIPAESSIIPRWGFSLKDSAQLNDDGFQTEYLVDMIGLLTATSEERTYVKDDIVTKMMLLEISDDKGKLECALFGEYVQIVLDYLSSNPLEKPVVVLQLAKLKSFRGKNVLQNVMKASRIIFNPEVAEAESLMDRISGLNMQPNQPVGHIISPNPSVPIFEDFMNNYPKKTICALNETTEDGLFIVYGTVVGLLQDDPWWYFACKCHKAVTFDDGLYFCPGCCKHVMDVSARYKIKLEVFDGTDSGNFLLFDSDAHHLIKKSCKDMLGNLKDPKSAEITPLMEEQLVGKELLFKVEKKSNNFFQFDDSYCVKRICDDPSIIEAFKAISAAQTSNLARCPTPLTVVNSAGDKVAVEDPSESCVVLSPEVLTPSLGSDPSYVGSSANIFKRKADEDCKKPPTVPKLKMKNVKVEKK